From the genome of Rathayibacter sp. VKM Ac-2804:
GGCGGAGGCCTCCGTGGAGCGGGAGACCGCGCCCGCCGTCGCGATGCTGCTGGACGCGGGAGCCTCCGTCCGCGGGATCGCGCAGACCGACGAGTTCGCGTACAGCATCGCCGGGCGCAACTCCGGCTACGGGACGCCGCCGAATCCGGCGGTGCCGGGGGCGATCCCCGGCGGCTCCTCGAGCGGACCCGCCACCGCGGTCTCCCTCGGGCAGGCGTCGATCGGGCTGGCGACGGACACGGCGGGATCGATCCGCGTGCCCGCGTCCTACCAGGGGCTCTGGGGGCTGCGGACGACGCACGGAGCGGTGCCGGTCGAGGGGCTGCTGCCGCTCGCGCCGAGCTTCGACACGGTGGGGTGGCTGACGCGGGACCTCGAGACGCTGCGGCGGGTGGCGCGCATCGCGCTGACCGCGCCCAGGGGATCGCCGGCGAACGGGTTCGTCGTCGCCGACGCGCTGCTCGAGCGGGTCGACGCACCGGTCGCGGCCGCGTTCTCGGCGGCCGTCGACGGACTCGGGGCCGAGCGGATCGAGCTGCCGCCGGTGGCGGAGATGTTCGAGGCGTTCCGGACGGTGCAGGCCGCGGAGGCGTGGGCGTCGGACGGTGACTGGGTCACGGCGCATCCGGGCGTGCTGGCACCGGACGTGCAGGGCCGGTTCGACGCGGCGGCGCGGATCGACGCGGAGACCGAGGCGGCGGCGCGGGAGCGGGTCGCGGGGTTCCGCGAGCGGCTCGACGCGGCGCTCGGCGGACGGGTGCTGCTGCTGCCGTCGGCGTCGTCGGTCGCGCCGGCGCTCGACGCGTCGGCCGAGGTCATCGACGCGGCGCGGACGGCGACGCTCGGGCTGACCTGCCTCGCGGGGATCGGCGGGTATCCGGCGCTGTCGGTGCCGCGGCTGAGCGTCGACGGGCGGCCGGTGGGGCTGTGCCTGGTCGGGCCGCGCGGGGCGGATCTGGCGCTGCTGGAGCTGGCGGCGGAAGTGCTGAGGTAGGCGGGTCTCACGGAGCAGAGCACCGTGTCGATGGTGGGCCTCTGAAGGGCTGCTCGACCAGCGAAGGCTGCGGGCGTCTCTTCCCGGTGCCTCTTCCGGCGCCGAAACATGGGCGAAACGTCTGTTGCAGTACGCTCGGGAGTTGAAACAGGTTTTTCTCTGCACGTCCGTCTGCGAAGAAGGTGGCTCCCATTCCGACCGCGCCCGCGATCTCGACGTTCCTCCCCATCGACCCGCCGCCCCGGCTGCTGATGGGTCCCGGCCCGATCAACGCCGATCCGCGGGTCCTCCGCGCGATGTCGGCGCAGCTGGTGGGCCAGTACGACCCGTTCATGACCTCGATGATGAACGAGACGCAGGAGCTCTACCGCCGCGT
Proteins encoded in this window:
- a CDS encoding AtzH-like domain-containing protein; its protein translation is MSEPHVGEPRVTTLEGELPDGLVDAVLAYEAALSADDVPALADAFVREPTTLRGDASGLLVGHEAITGFRGRRGGTPARALAELHVRALGADDALVVTVNLPSKGGRGLVTQLWTRDSGVWRVRAAQVQAPVPALDVRVWRAIGAPLVPASASGPLDGLDVAVKDLFALEGQRIGAGIPARLAEASVERETAPAVAMLLDAGASVRGIAQTDEFAYSIAGRNSGYGTPPNPAVPGAIPGGSSSGPATAVSLGQASIGLATDTAGSIRVPASYQGLWGLRTTHGAVPVEGLLPLAPSFDTVGWLTRDLETLRRVARIALTAPRGSPANGFVVADALLERVDAPVAAAFSAAVDGLGAERIELPPVAEMFEAFRTVQAAEAWASDGDWVTAHPGVLAPDVQGRFDAAARIDAETEAAARERVAGFRERLDAALGGRVLLLPSASSVAPALDASAEVIDAARTATLGLTCLAGIGGYPALSVPRLSVDGRPVGLCLVGPRGADLALLELAAEVLR